The Amycolatopsis jiangsuensis nucleotide sequence GGCGTAGCGGGTGACGTCGAGTGGATGAGGCACGGCGATCTGCGGGGCGTTGTTCGAGTTCGCGGATTTCGCCACCCCGTCGATTGCCTGATTTCCGCACGCGGCGGTGCCGAAAACAGTCAGCGCACTCCAGAACGCCACTGCTGCGGATCTCCGGAACCTCATTTCTCGAAGAGCTTTCCGGTCGCTTCCTCGGTGTTCTGGTATTCACCGGCCGCACGCCGGAGTGAGTCGGTGAGTGAACCGAGGTATGCGATCGCGGCCAATGACGCTTGGGACGCCCTGCCCAGCGATCGGGCGGCCGAAAGCGCGTGGGTCGCCGCGGGTTCGTCAGCCGAGGTGCGGGTGTTATTCTCGTATGCACTCGTCAGCAGGTAATGTGCGTCTTTGGCCCGATCGAGCAGAGCTTCGAGCGACGTGATGTGTCGCTTCAGTTCGTCCGGTTCGACGAGGTAACCGGCAGCCGGTCGGGCGTGCGCCGGATCGAACAGCTCCGCAGCCGACGAGTACGACGAGTGGATTGCGCGGGAGTTCTTCGGGTCCGGTTGCACGCGCCCTCCCCTGGCGGTTCGAATTCCCGGACTCCTGAACGTAACATGCAGAGCTGTTGTGCACATGGAAAATTGCAGAAATTCCTCCATTTGCCGAATGCGCAGATGCGCATGCACGTGCATTTACCGCGACGCGCGGGGTGAACGTCACCGTTCGTGTCGGCAAGTGAGGACGCCAGACTCCCGAGCGGGTGAACGTGGACCACCGGGCGGGGCATAGCATCGGACGGTGGCCGCCGCCGAGGGTGGTGTGCTCAAGTCGGATGCGGGGTGACCGCACGTACCGAGGAAAGGGGGTGGGGAGCCGGCCCGTCGGGCTCCCTGACTGCCAATGGGTACTCGCACTGTCCGGGACGCCACTCGCGAGCTGTTGCGGAACCTCGGTCTCACCACGGTGTTCGGTAACCCGGGCACCACCGAGATCGCGTTCCTCACCGAGTGGCCCGACGATTTCCACTACGTGCTCGGGCTGCAGGAGTCGGCCGTCGTCGCGATGGCCGACGGCTACGCGCAGGCGACCCGCCGGCCGGTGCTGGTGAACCTGCACTCCGCGGGTGGGGTCGGGCATTCGCTCGGGCACGTGTTCACCGCCTACCGCAACCGGACCCCGCTCATCGTGCTGGCCGGTCAGCAGACCCGGTCCCTGTTGCCCGACGAGCCCTTCCTCGGCGCGGTGGAAGCGGCGAACTTCCCCAAGCCGTACGTGAAGTGGAGCGTCGAACCGGCAAGGGCGCAGGACGTGCCCGCCGCCATCGCGCACGCCCACCACGTGGCCACGCAGGCGCCGCAGGGCCCGGTGTTCGTCTCGGTGCCGGTCGACGACTGGGACGCCGAGGCGACGATGCCGCTGCCGGCCGGGCACCGGGTGCCCGGTTTCGCGCCCGACCCGGACGCGCTGGCCGAACTGGTGACCGCGCTGGACGAGGCGCGGCGGCCCGCGCTGGTGGTCGGCGCGAGCGTCGACCAGGACGGCGCGGTGCCCGATGTCGTTGCCCTGGCGGAGAAACTCGGCGCCGGAGTGTGGGCGGCGCCGATGTCCGCGCGGTGCTCGTTCCCGGAGGACCACGAGCTGTTCCTCGGTTTCCTGCAGCCGGAACGGATCGCCGTCGCGGAAGCACTGCGGGACCACGACCTCGTGGTGGTGCTCGGCGCGCCGGCGTTCACCTACCACGTCTACCGAGGTGAGCCGGACCGCGCGCTCCCGCCGCTGTACCTGGTGAGCGACGACGAGCAGGTGCTGGCGCGGGCGGGCGAGGGCACCGGGATCCGGTCGACGCCGGGGCACGCCGTCCGGGCGCTGACCGAGCGGGTCGCGGTCGGCGAGCGGACCGCGACCGGCAGGCCCGCGCCAGCGGATGCACCCGCCGAAACCACGCCGATCTCCCCGGCGTTCGCCTACTCTGTGGTCGCGGAACTGTTGCCGGAGAACGGGATCGTGGTCGAGGAGACGCCGAGTCACCGGAACGTGCTGCACGAGCAGCTGCCGATCACCGCCACCGACACCGGCTTCCTCACTGTCGCCAGCGGAACCCTCGGTTACGGCCTGCCCGCGGCGGTCGGCGCGGCGCTCGGCCGGCCCGACCGCAAGGTGGTCGCCGTGCTCGGCGATGGTTCCAGCATGTACTGCGTGCAGGCGCTCTGGACGGCCGCGCAGCAGCACGTGCCGGTGACCTTCGTGGTGCTGGACAACGAGCAGTACGCCGCGGTCCGCATCCTCGGCGAGACAGCCGGCGGCCGGAAGGTTCCGGGCACCGCCCTCGGCGGGATCGACTTCACGACGCTGGCGCAGAGCATGGGCTGCTCGGCGAGGACGGTCAAGGAGGCCGCGGAACTGCGTCCGGCGCTGGCCGCCGCGCTGGCCGAGGAGGGCCCGAGCCTGGTGCACGTGAAGGTGGATCCGAACCCGCAGACCTTGTACTGAGCATCTGGCGAACGGGTGATTCCGGCGGTGAAACGTGATCACCGCCGCCTTCCCGGACTACGGTGACCGCTTCGACCACGGTGTCCGGGGAGGGACCAATGGCGAAGCAGGAAATCCGTACGAGACCGGACGGCACGCGTTATCCGATCACGCCCAAGAAGGGCGGCGGGGCAAAGCTCTTCGTAGGCGCGGTCGCCTTGGTGACCGTCGTCGGCAGCGGCACGGCGGTCGGATCCGGCGTGGCCGGGCTGGGCGGGGCGGGGATGGAAGCCGGGTCCGCGGCGGAAGCGTTGCCCGGCAACCTCTCCGGCGAAGTCGCGGATTCGCTGCCAGGGCGAAGCCTGAAAACCCGCACTTCCGAAGGCCGCAAGTCGGCGCAGCGCGGGCGGAAGAGCGAAACGTTCGGACGGTTCAAGCTCAAGCAGCTCGACCAAGCCGTGAAACACGAGGCGCAATGCCTTGCGGCCTCGACCGACCGGGTACGGGAGTACCTCGCCCGGCACCGGTGCACCTCGCTGGACCGAGGCCTCTACGCAGTGGGCGACGGCCACGGCGACGCCGCGGCGATTTCACTGGTGCGAGTGCGATTCCCCAAGAAGAGCGACGCCACCGGCTGCGAGAAGGTCGAAAAGATCCAGGGCAGCGGCGACGTCAAGCCGTTGGGTTCAGCCGCACTCGGTCTGGCCGGACTGTCGTTCTCCGGGCACCACTACCGCTCCCGCATCGACCGCCGGACCCTGGTGATCGCCGAGGTCGAGACGATCACCGGGCACCTCGACGCCGGTACGCTCGATGCGCTCGCCGACGTGTCGGTGTGGTTTCCCGGGGCCTGATCAGCGTTTCGCGTTCTCCACAGTGGACGAAGCGGCCTTCTCCGCGGCTTCCCATTCGGCCGCGTCCGCCGCCGCGGTCACGGCGGGCCCGTGCAGCAGCCGCGCCACCTCGCCGCGCAGGGACACGAACTGCGGGGACTCGCGGGTGGTGATCTGGTCACGCTGGGCGGGCAGGTCCACCGGCAGGTCCGCGACGATGTGCGCCGGCGACTTCGACAGCACCAGCACCCGGTCGCCCAGGTAGACGCTCTCGTCGATGTCGTGCGTGACGAGCAGCACCGTGGTGCCCTGTTCGGTCTGCACGCGGCGGAGCAGGTCCTCCAGATCGAACCGGGTCTGGGCGTCCACCGAGGCGAACGGTTCGTCCATCAGCAGGAGCGCGGGACGACTCGCCAGTGCGCGGGCGATGGACACCCGCTGCTGCATACCGCCGGAGAGCTGCCACGGGAACTTCCCCTCGACGCCGGCCAGCCCGACCGCCGACAGCGCTTCGCGGGCCCTGTCGCGCCGGGTCGCCTTGTCGAGTTTGCTCCAGCGCAACGGGAACTCGACGTTCTTGCCCACAGTCAGCCACGGGAACAGCGAACGGCTGTAGTCCTGGAACACCACCGCGAGGTCGTCCGGCACGCCGGTCACCCGGTCACCGTGCAGGCTCACCGTGCCCGCGGTCGGTGGGAGCAGCCCGGCGATCGCGCGCAGCAGCGTCGATTTGCCGCAGCCGGACGGCCCGACGATGCAGGCGAGTTGCCCGGCTTCCACGGTGAACGACAGCTCGTCCACCGCCACGTGCGCGGTGTCGCCGGTGCCGTAGCGGTGGCCAACCCCGGAGACCTCGAGCATGGTCGACATCAGAAAACCTTCCGAAGAGGTGCTAGTTCCGGCCGGGCTGCCACCCGAGCACTCGCCGCTCGACGGCGAGGAGGGCGGCGTTGAACCCGTATCCGAGGATGCCCAGCAGCACGACCCACGCCCACATCTGGTCGTAGTCGAAGGCCCGCTGGGCGGCTGACAGTGCGTAGCCGATGCCGTTGAGCGCACCGACCAGCTCGGAGATCGCCATCAGGATCAGCGCGATGGACAGCGACAACCGCAGCCCGGCGAAGATCTTCGGCAGTGCCGCGGGCAGCACCACCATCCCGATCCAGTAGCGACGCGGAGTGCGGAACGCACGCGCGGTCTCCACCTTCACCTTGTCCACCGAGCGCACACCGTCCACTGTGTTCAGCAGCACCGGCCACAGTGAACCGAAGATGATCGTGGCGATCTGCATGCCCGGTCCGATGTGGAACAACACGATGAACACCGGTACCAGCGCGGGCGGTGGAATGGCGCGGAAGAACGCGAACAGCGGGCCCACGTAGTCCATCCCGGTACGCGAGCGGCCGAGTGCAGTGCCGAGCGCGATACCCACCACCACCGAGAGCAGCCACCCGCCGAGCACCCTGGCGAGGCTGGGCAGGACGTGCTCGAACACCGCGTCACCGAGGAACAGCTGCGAACCGGGGCCGGAGAACCACAGCTTCACCGCGGCCGTCGCGATCTTGCTCGGCGGCGGGAAGAACACGCTCTCACTCAGCCGGGTCGCGAGCTCCCACAGCAGCACGAGCACCACGAACAACAGCCATTTGCGGGCGAACCCGCTGATCCCGCGGCTCACCCGGCCGCGCAAGCGTGCCGGGACGGGCCTTTCCAGCACACTCACGCGGTGGCTCCTTCGTCGGCCTCGTTCCAGCGGAACAGCCTGCGGCCCAGCCGTTCCAGCCCCTCGTTGACGATGAAGCCCAGCAGTCCCGCGACGACGGTGCCCGCCAGTACCAGGTCCATCCGTCCGCTGACGGAGCTGGCCTCCAGCACGAACTGCCCGATGCCGAGTTTCGCGCCTGCCAGGAACTCGGTGCTGATCACCAGGATCAACGAGATCGCCGCGGCCATCCGGATGCCGGTGAACACGAACGGCGCCGAGTGCGGCAGAACCACCGAACTGAGGATCCGCGATCGCGGGGTGCCGTAGCTGCGGGCGGTCTCGACGAGCAGCGGGTCGACCTCGGCCATCGCGTAGATGGTGTTGAACAGGATCGGCCACACCGAGGCGTACACCGCGAGGAAGATCTTCGCCTCGGGGCCGCCGCCGATCACGATCAGGACGAGCGGGATCAGCGCCACCGAAGGAATCGGCCGCAGGAACTCGACGATCGCCTTGGTCGCCTCGCGCAGCCAGCGCACGCTGCCCAGCAGCAGCCCGGCCGGTACCGCGATGGCGATCGAGATCGCCATCGCGATCAACCAGGCCAGCGCCGAGGCCACCACGTCGCGGACGAACTCGACGTCACCGAGCAGCTGGCCGATCCGCGCGAACACCACGGTCGGCGGCGGCAGATCGGTCTGATCGACCCAGCCGGCCCGCACGATCGCCTCCCAGATGAGCAGGAAACCGAGCAGGCCGGTCAGATTGCGGACAACACGCACGTCAGGATGCGTTCGCCTGCGGGACGATCATCGTGGCCACGTCGATCTTGGCCGGGATCGAGCCGAACTGCTGCATCAGGTCCGGAACCCGCTGGATCCGCCGGGCGTCCAAAGTGGACTGGAAGGTGAGCAGCTTGGTCAGTGAGGCGATGTCCTGGTCGACCTTCGAGAACTTGACCAGCAGCGGCTCGATCTTCGAGCGGTCAGCGGCGTCCTTGGTGGCCTTCGCCATCGCACGCTGGAACGCGGCGACGGTCTTCGGGCTGCCGGAGGTGAACTTGCCGAGCGACCCGTAGCCCGCGGTCGGGAAGTCCTTCGTGCCGCCGGTCGCGGTGTCGATGATCTCCACCGTGCCGTCGTCCTTGGCCGACTGCGTGATGAACGGCTCGGTGAGGAAGCCCGCGTCCACGTCGCCACGCTTCACCGCGGCGCCGATCTGCGGGAAGCCGATGGGCACCCACTTCACGCCGGTGAAGTCCACGCCGTTGTCGCGCATCACGGACTTGGTCAGGGTGTCGCAGATGGTGTCGGTCGCGGTGATCGCGATCTTCTTGCCCGCCAGGTCGTGCACGTTCTTCACCGTGCTGTTCGGCATCGCCACGATCTCGGTGCTCTTCGGCCCGGCCGAAGAGGCGTCGGCGACGAACTTGATGTCGGCGTTGCTCTTGCTCTTGGCGACGAAGAACGGCGTGTAGCTGCCGTAGGCGATGTCGACCTCACCGGAGAGCAACTTCTGAAGCGAGGCCGCGCCGCTGGCCGCGTTGACCGCCTCGACGTCGAGGCCTTCCTGCTGGAAGTAGCCGTTCTGCACCGCGAGGTGGAACGGGGCCACGTCGATCGTCGGCATGATGGAGACCTTGATCTTCGCCTTCTCCAGGCCGGATCCGCCGCTCGTGCTGCCCGAGTCATCCGAACCGCCGAGCAGGCCGCAGCCGCTCGCGGTCAGCGCGACGCCGCTCGCCATGGCGAGGGACAGGAAACCGCGCCTGCCGTATCTACGCTGGTTGCTCGCGGCTGCTTCAAACAAGGTCGCTCCTATGCGGATGAGGTCACGCCTGGGGTACCAGATGTGTGGGTGGAGGTATGTGGCTCATCGTCCGGAGTCACGCGGCTACTGTAGAGAACCACCCTCGTTACTCACAATGGGTGGTCAGTAACGGTTCAGAGGTGGTTCGCGTCACTCGATCAGGTGAGCGATTGTGCTGCTGTGGCGCGTCGTGCGGACAAGCCGTGGATGCCTGAATGCCTTGATCCGCTGCCCGGGTACACCTGGGCCGACATCTGGAGGGTTACAAATGCGCCAAGCGTTCGCTACCCTCTGCTCCTGCAAGTGAGGTGTGGACCACCGATGTAGTGAGCGGCAGCCTTGTGAAGAGGTACTCCGCGCACGCCGGCGCGAAGCCGGTCAAGGGTGGCCTCGGCCGAATGGACCAGCGACCGACCACGTGCGGGGACCGAACGTCATGCCAGAGCTGAACCGATTCCGCACCCGGGGTGACGGGAAACCGCACCTGAAAGTCGATCTTTTCACCCGTAAGGGTGTAATGACCTGGTCAGTGGCCTGGACCATGGCGGGTCCGGGCCTGCTGCCGGAGGCGTGCGGGGAGTGACCGCGGGCACGGCAGGTTTCGAAGCACAGGGTCCCTCGGGCCCGGACGACGATGGTGGTGCGGCGGTGCCGAACGAAGACGCCGCGGGGGCGGGAGGGGCCCCTGCGCGAGAGAGCGGATCGAGCGGACGACGCTCCTTCTTCGCGCTGGGCAACTGGCGGCTCCGGTCGAAGCTCGCCCTCATCCTGATCATCCCGACGCTCACCGCGCTGGTGCTCGGTGTGCTGCGCGTGGTCGACGACGTACGGGAGGCCGCGCAGCTGGGACGGACCGCCGACCAGGTCGCGTTCGCGCAGAAGGTGACCGGCGTGGTGCACGACCTGGAAGGGGAGCGGGCGCTGGCGGTGGCCCGGATCGCCTCCGGTGACCCACTGCGCCAGGCCGGCCTCGACGCGCAGGTGGCCAAGGTCGACCGCGGGGTGGACGACCTGCGGGACGCGGCGGTCAACCTGCACACCGACGACCAGGCCACCAGCGACCGCTACGCCCGCGGCCTGCAGCGGCTGGACGCGCTGCGCCCGCTGCGCGCGGCGATCGGCTCCTCCTCTTATTCCGACCTCGCCGCGCTGGACACCTATTCGTCCATTCTCGACTCGCTGGTGCAGCTGGGCCGCGAGGTGACCACCGCGACCAGTGACCGTGACCTGCTCCGGCTCGGCACGAGCACGCAGTCGATCAGCGAGGCCAAGGAATTCATCCTGCGCGGGGACAGCGCACTGCAGATCTCCGCGTTCCGCAACAGCTTCCCCGGCAGCCTGCTCGACGAGACCCGCGCCGCGGAGGCGAGCGGGGACGCCTCGATCTCGGTGTTCCTCGCCAACGCCACCGACGACCAGGTCCAGCTGTACAACGACACCTACTCCGGTCCGGAGGTCGACGACCGGCGCCGGATCGAGACGTCCGCGTTCTCGGTCGCCCAGCAGACCCAGAACCAGGCGCTCAACATCGACCCCACGCGGTTGAGCCAGGACTCCACGATCGCCTCGGACAAGCTCCGCGCGGTCGAGAGCAACCTGCTGACCCAGCTGCGCGCGCAGGCGGACAGCCTCGCCGGCACGGCGGTGCGCTCCGCCTGGATCGGGGGCGTGGTCGTGCTCGCCGCCCTGATCGCGGCCCTGATCCTGATGCTCGCGATCGCCCGGTTGATGCTGCGCCCGCTGCGGGTGCTGCGGCGCACCGCGCTCGACGTGGCCTACACCCGGCTGCCCGAGACCGTGCAGTCGATCCTGGACGATCCGGATCCGGTCAACGCCTCGAAGAAGGCGGTGGACCCGGTGCCGGTCGCCTCCCGCGACGAGATCGGCGAGGTGGCGCGCTCGTTCGACGTGGTGCACGAACAGGCCGTGAAGATGGCCGCGGAACAGGCACTGCTGCGCGAGAACGTCAACGGCATCTTCGTGAACCTCTCCCGGCGTTCGCAGCGGCTGGTGGAACGCCAGCTCGGCGTGATCGACCGGCTCGAGGCCGACGAGCAGGACCCGGACCACCTGGCGAGCCTGTTCGAACTGGACCACCTGGCCACCCGGCTGCGGCGCAACGGTGAATCGCTGCTGGTGCTGTCCGGCGCCGGACTCGCGAAGTCGGTGCCGAAGCCGGTGCCCGCCGCCGACGTGATCGGTGCCGCGGTGTCCGAAATCGAGCAGTACGCCCGGATCGAGGTCGGCGCCGTCCCCGAGGTCGCGGTGCAGGGCCTGGCGATCCACGACCTGGTGCACGTGCTGGCTGAGCTGCTGGACAACGCGACCTACTTCTCCGAGCCGGAGACGAAGATCACCGTACGGGCCGTGGTGACCCGCAAGAAGGCGCTCGCCGTCCAGGTCACCGACCACGGTGTCGGCATGAGCGAGGACCGGCTCGCCGAGATCAACTCCCGGCTGGCCGATCCGCCGGACCTGGACGTGTCGGTGACCCGGCGGATGGGTCTGTACGTGGTCGCCCGGCTGGCCCAGCGGCACGGTATCGAGGTGCGGCTGCGGGAGAACGAGGACATCGAGGGCGGCGTGATCGCCCGCGTGGTGGTCCCCGCCGAACTGCTCACCGAACTCCGGATCGCCGCCCCGGTGCCGTCGGCGCCGCGGCACACCCCGCCGCCGCCGAACCGCAACGAGGTGTCGCACCCGAGCTTCCCGCCGGTCAACCGGGAACCGGAACCGGCGCCGGAGCCCCCCGCGGTGCCTGCCCAGTCGGTCGGCGGCCTGGTGCCGCTCGACCAGCCGATCAGCCTCGACGACCTGGTCGCGGGCAACCGGGCGGCCGGACCGTTCCTGAGCCCGGAGACCCCGGCCGCGGAGGCGCCGGCGTGGCCGACGGCCGAGGACCTGGCCCCGCTCACCCGGGACTCCAACGGCGACGGGGCGAGCATGGCCGAAACCCAGTTCGCGCCGCTGGTTCTGCCGAAGCGCGAACCGAAGTACGTGGCACCGGAGGAGCCGAAGGCCCCCGAACCGGCCGCCGACGACGGCGCGTCCGCGCTCGAGGACGAAGTGCCGACCCGGCGGCTCCCGATCTACCAGTCGGTACTCTCCCGCTGGTTCAGTGAGGGCAGTGAAGCCGGGGAAGGCGGGGACGAGGGCGAACCCGGTCCTGTTCCCACCACCGGCGACGAGACGGCGGCAGCGGCGGAACCCGCCGGACCGGCCGCCCCGCGCGAACCGGTCGCGCCGGCCGAACCGGCCGGCGCGCGCGAGGAGGAGCCGATCGAAGCGACGCCGCTCTACCCCGGTCCGGAGGGCCCGGGCGACGAAGGCTGGCACAGTGCCTCGGACGAGGGCTGGCAGGCTGCCCAGTCGCTGCTCGAGTCGAAGAACGAGGAAGTGACGTCGGCCGGGCTGCCCAAGCGCATCCCGAACGCGTACCTGGTCCCCGGGTCGATCACCCCTTCCCAGGCGCAGGCCGAACCGCAGAACTCGTTCACCGACGAGACCGCCGGACTGCCCGGAACGGGTGCTATCACCCGCTCGGCGACAGCGGCACGCAGCCGGATGGCAAGCTTCCAGCGTGGGTACACCTCCGGACGGCACGCATTGAAGGAACGGCCGGCGGAGGCCCGGCTCGAGGACGAGGTGCGAGTCACCGGGGCCGGGTACGTGAGCGACAGCAGTGAGGAGCGACAGTGACACGGGCGGGTGCAGTGCAGCCGGGAGGCGGCTCGACGCAGCCGAACGGCAGGGCGGCCGGCGGCGCGGCGGGTAGCTTCGCGTGGCTGATCACGGATTTCGTGCACCGGGTTCCCGGTGCGGCGCACGCAGTGGTCGTCTCGGCCGACGGTCTGCTTCTCGCGGCTTCGCGCGGGTTGCCGAAGGACCGCGCGGACCAGCTCGCGGCGGTGGCCTCCGGGCTCACCAGCCTCGCGCGGGGTGCGGCGAAGGTGTTCGAAGGCGGCCCGGTCGCGCAGACCGTGGTCGAGATGGCCAACGGCTTCCTCTTTCTCATGTCGGTGTCCGACGGTTCGTGCCTGGCTGTGCTGGGTTCGCCGGAAAGTGACATCGGCCTGGTGGTGTACGAGATGACGTTGCTCGTCGAACGGGTCGGGCAGCAGCTGACCCCGGAGATGCGCGCGCAACTGCAGGGCGCTGCGGTCCGCCGCTAGGCGGGCCGGGAACCAGGGAGTGAGCCGTGGACGACGGGCGCTTGCGGGGCGATGGCCGGCTCGGGGACGACTCCACCGGTGGGTGGGGTGAGCGGGACCGGGAACGGGAGGACTGGAAGTCCTTCCGCGACCGGGTCGACCGCGAGTGGCGGGCCCGGCACGCCCGCGCCGAATCCGATGCCGAACCGGAGCCGGAGCGCGAGCCGCCGAATTGGGTGACCGATTCCAACGCCGGGCAGCAGCCGGGGATCACCGCCGTGCCCGGGTACCGCGACCGGTTGCTCGGCGGACCCGGTTCGGAGTTGTTCGGCGGTGCCAGCGGGCCGCTCTACGATTCGGCCGAGTTCGCCGCGTTCAGCGCGGCCCACGACGGTTCGCCCGGCCCCTCGTCGAACGACCTCGCCGCGGCACTGCCCGCGCAGGCCGCGAGCGAGCCGCCGGTGACCGAGGTGGAGACCTCCGGGCTCGTGCGGCCCTACTTCCGCACGCGCGGCCGGACCAAGCCGACCTACGACCTCGCGATCGAAGCACTGGTCTCGACCAGTGACCAGGGTCGGGTGCTGGACCGGGTCCGGGTACCCGAGCACCGGTCGATCTGCGATCTGTGCCTGGACACCCGGTCGGTGGCCGAGGTCGCGGCGCTGTTGCGGCTGCCGCTCGGCGTGGTGCGGGTGCTGATTGGTGACGTGGCGGGACTCGGCCTGGTGCTGGTGCACACCTCCAGCAGCACGACCGCGGGCGACCGCCCCAGTATCGAGTTCATGGAAAGGGTGCTCAGTGGGCTTCGGAGAATTTGACTCCGACGCGAACACACCGCACACAGGTCCGACCTCGTCGGCCAAGATCGTCGTCGCGGGTGGGTTCGGTTCGGGTAAGACGACTATGGTCGGGGCGATCTCCGAGATCGATCCACTGACCACCGAGGCCATGATGACCGAGGCGAGTGTCGGGCACGACGACGTCACGGCCACGCCCGACAAGACGACCACCACGGTCGCCATGGACTTCGGCCGGATCTCGCTCGACTCGGACCTGGTGCTGTACGTGTTCGGCACGCCGGGCCAGCACCGGTTCTGGTTCATGTGGGACGACCTCGCGGTCGGGGCGATCGGCGCGGTGGTGCTGGTGGACACCCGGCGGCTGGCCGACGCCTTCCCGTCCATCGACTTCTTCGAGAACCGGAAGCTGCCCTACGTGGTGGCGATCAACTGTTTCGACCGCCTGCTGCACCACCAGATCGAGGATGTGCGGCACGCGCTGACGATCTCCCCGTCGGTGCCGATCATGGCCTGCGACGCGCGGGAACGGGACTCGGCCAAGCAGGTGCTGATCTCCGTCGTCCAGCACGCGATCGCGCACGACACGGCACTGCGGGCAGGCTGAACCCGGGTACCCGGAGCCGGATGCGGCCGTTGGAGTGAACTCCGCGGTCTTCACCCGCTTCGGGGAGTGGTGCCTCCGGCCGGAGCCGGGAGACTGTCTCCCGCTCGCCCCGGCCGGAGCCGGCAGGACCTCGATCGGGCTGCCGGAACGCTGGTGACCTGCGTGGACACCCCTCCGCGCGGGCCCTCCGGCGGCACGACCGAGTGACCCGCGATGGCGTGGTCGCGCCTGCGTCCCCACGACGTAGGCGCGGAAGTACGCGTACCCTGCCCGGGCGCACGCTCGACATGGCCGGGCAGGTGAATACGCTGGGACGGCGTCCGCACGCCGGCCGGGCGGACAGGACCGCCCGGGTGACGGGCGGGTGCGCGGCAGCGTTCGACAGCTTGGAGGGCCAGTGACCTATCCCGGGACCGATTCCGGCCGGCCGGCGGAACAGGGCACGTTCGGCTGGCTCGTCTCGGACTTCGTGCGCCGGGTCCCGGGTGCCGCGCACGCAGTGCTGGTGTCCGCCGACGGGCTGCTGCTGGCCCCGTCCGACGGCCTGCCGCAGGACCGCGCCGAGCAGCTCTCCGCGGTCGCGTCCGGGCTGGTGAGCCTCACCCAGGGCGCCGCCCGCTGCTTCGAGGCGGGCGGGGTCAACCAGACCGTGGTGGAGATGGAGGGCGGGTACCTCTTCCTGATGGCGGTGTCCGACGGGTCGTCGCTGGCCGTGCTGGCCGCGCCCTCGTGCGACATCGGGGCCGTGGCCTACGAGATGACGCTGCTCGTGGAGCGGGTCGGCCAGCAGATCACGCCCGAGCTGCGGGCCCAGCTGCAAGGTGGGGTGCGTGGGTGAGGATCTCGGGTTTCGGCGAGCAGGAGACGGGTGCCTGGGACGCACTGCACCGGGGCACCGACCGTGAGTCGTTCGACTCACCCAGCCACTACGAGCTGAGCACGCTGAAGACGATGCTGCCGCATCGCCGCCCGCATCCGCCCCGTCCCACCCCGCCACCACCCCCGCCTCCGGACTACGACGACGGCTGGGACACCGGGGAATCCGGCCACAGCGAGGAACCCGCGGAGTCCCGCGGTCACCACGCGGCCCCCGAAC carries:
- the mdlC gene encoding benzoylformate decarboxylase, with the translated sequence MGTRTVRDATRELLRNLGLTTVFGNPGTTEIAFLTEWPDDFHYVLGLQESAVVAMADGYAQATRRPVLVNLHSAGGVGHSLGHVFTAYRNRTPLIVLAGQQTRSLLPDEPFLGAVEAANFPKPYVKWSVEPARAQDVPAAIAHAHHVATQAPQGPVFVSVPVDDWDAEATMPLPAGHRVPGFAPDPDALAELVTALDEARRPALVVGASVDQDGAVPDVVALAEKLGAGVWAAPMSARCSFPEDHELFLGFLQPERIAVAEALRDHDLVVVLGAPAFTYHVYRGEPDRALPPLYLVSDDEQVLARAGEGTGIRSTPGHAVRALTERVAVGERTATGRPAPADAPAETTPISPAFAYSVVAELLPENGIVVEETPSHRNVLHEQLPITATDTGFLTVASGTLGYGLPAAVGAALGRPDRKVVAVLGDGSSMYCVQALWTAAQQHVPVTFVVLDNEQYAAVRILGETAGGRKVPGTALGGIDFTTLAQSMGCSARTVKEAAELRPALAAALAEEGPSLVHVKVDPNPQTLY
- a CDS encoding ABC transporter ATP-binding protein, which gives rise to MSTMLEVSGVGHRYGTGDTAHVAVDELSFTVEAGQLACIVGPSGCGKSTLLRAIAGLLPPTAGTVSLHGDRVTGVPDDLAVVFQDYSRSLFPWLTVGKNVEFPLRWSKLDKATRRDRAREALSAVGLAGVEGKFPWQLSGGMQQRVSIARALASRPALLLMDEPFASVDAQTRFDLEDLLRRVQTEQGTTVLLVTHDIDESVYLGDRVLVLSKSPAHIVADLPVDLPAQRDQITTRESPQFVSLRGEVARLLHGPAVTAAADAAEWEAAEKAASSTVENAKR
- a CDS encoding ABC transporter permease, whose amino-acid sequence is MLERPVPARLRGRVSRGISGFARKWLLFVVLVLLWELATRLSESVFFPPPSKIATAAVKLWFSGPGSQLFLGDAVFEHVLPSLARVLGGWLLSVVVGIALGTALGRSRTGMDYVGPLFAFFRAIPPPALVPVFIVLFHIGPGMQIATIIFGSLWPVLLNTVDGVRSVDKVKVETARAFRTPRRYWIGMVVLPAALPKIFAGLRLSLSIALILMAISELVGALNGIGYALSAAQRAFDYDQMWAWVVLLGILGYGFNAALLAVERRVLGWQPGRN
- a CDS encoding ABC transporter permease translates to MRVVRNLTGLLGFLLIWEAIVRAGWVDQTDLPPPTVVFARIGQLLGDVEFVRDVVASALAWLIAMAISIAIAVPAGLLLGSVRWLREATKAIVEFLRPIPSVALIPLVLIVIGGGPEAKIFLAVYASVWPILFNTIYAMAEVDPLLVETARSYGTPRSRILSSVVLPHSAPFVFTGIRMAAAISLILVISTEFLAGAKLGIGQFVLEASSVSGRMDLVLAGTVVAGLLGFIVNEGLERLGRRLFRWNEADEGATA
- a CDS encoding ABC transporter substrate-binding protein, which codes for MASGVALTASGCGLLGGSDDSGSTSGGSGLEKAKIKVSIMPTIDVAPFHLAVQNGYFQQEGLDVEAVNAASGAASLQKLLSGEVDIAYGSYTPFFVAKSKSNADIKFVADASSAGPKSTEIVAMPNSTVKNVHDLAGKKIAITATDTICDTLTKSVMRDNGVDFTGVKWVPIGFPQIGAAVKRGDVDAGFLTEPFITQSAKDDGTVEIIDTATGGTKDFPTAGYGSLGKFTSGSPKTVAAFQRAMAKATKDAADRSKIEPLLVKFSKVDQDIASLTKLLTFQSTLDARRIQRVPDLMQQFGSIPAKIDVATMIVPQANAS